From Streptomyces sp. HUAS MG91, the proteins below share one genomic window:
- a CDS encoding immunity 53 family protein, with translation MDSVEHPFDWLQRWYAEQCDGDWEHSWGVRIGPLDNPGWAIEIDLEETSLERTAYSAEPIRRSETDWIFTRVEALRFTASCGPGNLTEVLAIFRKWAEGA, from the coding sequence ATGGACAGCGTCGAGCACCCCTTCGACTGGCTTCAGCGGTGGTACGCCGAGCAGTGCGACGGTGACTGGGAGCACTCGTGGGGGGTCAGGATCGGCCCGCTGGACAATCCCGGGTGGGCAATCGAGATCGACCTCGAGGAGACCTCGCTCGAACGCACGGCGTACTCCGCCGAGCCCATCAGGCGAAGCGAGACCGACTGGATCTTCACCCGCGTCGAGGCGCTCCGTTTCACCGCCTCATGCGGGCCGGGCAACCTCACCGAGGTACTCGCGATCTTCCGCAAGTGGGCCGAGGGTGCATAG
- a CDS encoding pentapeptide repeat-containing protein, with the protein MAPTGKCLSHLSDRERASHCNSISSNRTVSYRGTVVNSELLQRITHALAGSGVEEASFDSCVFIGESIRPAQRLTTRLSFASAIFEGDARFDRVEFLRDVEFTGANFRGKAIFERAIFRAVAAFEGVRFSSWADFEDATFAEYATFNNSQMRKADFDGVRFKDYAAFGMTSFGHDSSFARVDFEKIVRFENATFDGSADFSQANFSGMAGFEGVKIAGDGNFAGAIFKETPRFGSIRCGRRLDLSNVHFENPVLLVLEARKIALRRTRFTSHASIQATLAEVDMTYAILNQPVDVIGGPITLEFATGAISERVSLTSLRGVDCAMLTVANVSLGRCTFSGAVHLDQIRLEGNWNFEVSPRGYSFSPPFHLTRRQVIAEEKRRRSYSGQYIWSPGSAPIDRITPGHGELAIIYRQLRKSREDAKDEPGAADFYYGEMEMRRLGRSWKTAERWLLQLYWLLSGYGLRASRAFGWLALTMMTTILLMMAFGLPGESPNQRVTGTVPSQGGKVTFEIEKEDPKNPSRDRFSHARLQDSVNVTLNSVVFRSSGQDLTTAGEYIEMTSRFFEPVLLGLAALAIRGRVKR; encoded by the coding sequence GTGGCTCCGACTGGGAAATGCCTTTCCCACCTTTCAGACCGAGAACGTGCGAGCCATTGCAATAGCATTTCTTCGAATCGCACTGTCAGTTATCGAGGAACAGTTGTCAATTCGGAACTTTTGCAGCGCATCACGCACGCTTTGGCGGGCTCAGGCGTAGAAGAGGCATCCTTCGATTCTTGCGTTTTTATTGGGGAGTCCATAAGGCCTGCCCAACGTCTCACGACGCGTCTTTCATTCGCCTCGGCAATTTTTGAAGGAGACGCGCGTTTCGATCGGGTGGAGTTTCTGCGAGACGTTGAATTTACCGGGGCTAATTTTAGAGGGAAGGCGATATTTGAGCGGGCGATCTTTCGTGCGGTGGCGGCTTTTGAAGGGGTTAGATTTTCCAGCTGGGCAGATTTCGAAGATGCGACTTTTGCGGAATATGCCACTTTTAATAACTCGCAAATGCGGAAAGCGGACTTCGATGGGGTGCGGTTTAAAGATTACGCAGCGTTCGGCATGACCTCATTTGGCCATGATTCATCGTTTGCTCGGGTGGATTTCGAGAAGATCGTCAGATTTGAGAATGCGACGTTTGATGGTTCTGCCGACTTTAGTCAAGCGAATTTCTCGGGAATGGCGGGATTTGAGGGCGTCAAAATTGCAGGCGATGGCAATTTCGCCGGGGCGATTTTCAAGGAAACTCCCAGATTCGGATCTATTCGATGCGGTCGGCGTCTTGATCTGTCCAATGTGCACTTCGAAAATCCTGTTTTGTTGGTTCTAGAGGCGCGAAAGATCGCTCTCCGGCGCACAAGATTCACCTCGCATGCTTCCATTCAGGCGACGCTGGCTGAAGTGGATATGACGTATGCCATTCTCAACCAGCCGGTAGACGTAATAGGTGGGCCGATAACTCTGGAATTTGCCACCGGCGCGATCAGCGAGCGCGTGTCGCTGACCTCGCTCAGAGGCGTTGACTGTGCAATGTTGACGGTGGCGAACGTGTCGCTGGGTAGATGCACATTCAGCGGAGCTGTACACCTTGATCAGATCCGTCTAGAAGGAAACTGGAACTTCGAGGTTAGCCCGAGAGGCTATTCGTTTTCTCCACCCTTTCACCTGACGCGACGCCAGGTTATTGCGGAGGAGAAGCGTCGGCGTTCGTACTCCGGGCAGTATATTTGGAGTCCGGGTTCGGCGCCGATAGATCGCATTACTCCAGGGCATGGTGAGTTGGCGATAATCTATCGCCAGCTTCGCAAGTCGCGGGAAGATGCGAAGGACGAGCCGGGCGCGGCAGACTTCTACTACGGCGAGATGGAGATGAGGCGTCTAGGCCGATCCTGGAAGACGGCTGAACGATGGCTGCTGCAACTGTATTGGCTTTTGTCGGGGTACGGATTGCGTGCGTCACGCGCTTTTGGCTGGCTTGCCCTAACCATGATGACCACCATCTTGCTCATGATGGCTTTTGGATTGCCTGGCGAATCTCCGAACCAAAGAGTGACCGGAACAGTTCCGTCACAGGGAGGTAAGGTGACCTTCGAGATCGAGAAAGAAGATCCAAAAAATCCATCGAGGGATAGATTCTCCCACGCGAGGCTGCAAGATTCGGTGAACGTTACCCTGAATTCTGTAGTATTTCGTTCGAGCGGCCAGGATCTAACAACGGCTGGCGAATATATTGAGATGACGTCTAGGTTCTTTGAGCCAGTTCTATTGGGGCTGGCCGCCCTGGCAATCCGTGGGCGCGTGAAAAGATAG